CACGACTACCTCAATCGCCATTCAAATTTTACCGCGTATTTTATCCTATTTTAAAGACCAGTTCCCTCATATCAAAACATCCATTTCCTCTATGTCCTCGTCTCAAATTTATCAGCATGTCGAGAGTGGCATTGTCGATGTCGGCATCGGCTATTTGATCGGACGTAGTCCGAGCATGACTACTTCCATTCTTTATTATGATACGTTCGAGTTGGTGGTCTCACCGAGACACCCCCTGGCTCAAGTTAAGACCGCAGGTATAGAAGCCCTAAACAAAATCCCGCTAATTCTGCTCTCTCCAGATACAGTGGGCCGTAAATTTGCCGATGAGGTATTCGCCAAGCATGGCATAGAGCCACAGGTAATTATGGAACTGACCAGCAGTGAGGAAGTGAAACGGATGGTCGAGCTCGATTTAGGTGCAGCCATTATTTCCAAGCAGTCAGTAACCGCTGAGGTTCGAGCCGGTTCCCTCAAAATTGTGCCTATTATTGAATTGGAAGTCACACATCCTGTAGGTGTCATAACGAAGTCTGGGAAATACGTGAACTCTGCCATGAGACAGTTTCTTAGTGATCTCAAAGGTATGCCGGAGACACAATTTATTGGCTCTGAGTAACACACACCCAGAAAGTGGAATCGATACTTCTGAGCGTATTGCATAACCTTGTTTAAAGGAGTTGATCTTGATGAAATTTGACCTGCATACACATCATTTTCGCTGTGGTCATGCCGATGGAACGATTAGAGACTATATCGAAGCTGGAATTTCAGCGGGTCTAGGGGTAATAGGCATTTCTGACCATACCCCCTATTTCGGAAGTCCTTCCGAACAGGCTTTTCCTCAAATTGCTATGGGTAAGTCTGAATTCTCAAATTATGTTGAGGAAGTCCTCTCCCTCAAAAAAGAATACGAAGGTGTAATCGACGTTCTGCTAGGCATCGAATCAGACTATTTCCCTGAGCATGCCGAGCTTTACCGCAAAACATTATCTGCCTACCCTTTTGATTATGTGATTGGATCGGTACATAGTGTTGGCGGCGTTAGTATCTTTAACAAAGGTCGCTGGAAAGGGCTTAGTAAG
This Paenibacillus sp. FSL R5-0345 DNA region includes the following protein-coding sequences:
- a CDS encoding LysR family transcriptional regulator; translated protein: MNISQLETLITISKTMSFRKAGELLNLTQPAVSAQIKSLEEEFKTQLVDRNQPVTLTDRGTVFLEHAEQIVTIVEELKQRLADLEDNPQGHIILGTTTSIAIQILPRILSYFKDQFPHIKTSISSMSSSQIYQHVESGIVDVGIGYLIGRSPSMTTSILYYDTFELVVSPRHPLAQVKTAGIEALNKIPLILLSPDTVGRKFADEVFAKHGIEPQVIMELTSSEEVKRMVELDLGAAIISKQSVTAEVRAGSLKIVPIIELEVTHPVGVITKSGKYVNSAMRQFLSDLKGMPETQFIGSE